The following coding sequences are from one Methanosarcina sp. WWM596 window:
- the modB gene encoding molybdate ABC transporter permease subunit yields METFQLIASPLLLTLKISIIATLFVTILGIIIAYILAKREFPGKWIADTMITLPMILPPTVTGYILVILLGKNGILGSIFTKITGNGILFTWQAAAIAAFVVSLPLMVKTTTSAIGAVDRSVEEAACILGRSEFETALFITLPLAKKGIIAGCVLSFARAVGEFGATLMVAGNIQGKTSTMPLSIYGAYQSGNNELANMLVIILVAISLITIAATSKLGER; encoded by the coding sequence ATGGAAACCTTTCAACTAATCGCGTCCCCACTTCTACTTACCCTCAAAATTTCCATCATTGCAACCCTTTTTGTGACGATTCTGGGGATTATAATTGCTTATATACTGGCAAAAAGGGAGTTTCCTGGGAAATGGATAGCTGACACGATGATTACCCTGCCCATGATTCTTCCCCCAACGGTAACAGGGTATATCCTTGTTATCCTGTTGGGAAAAAACGGAATTTTAGGAAGCATCTTCACCAAAATTACGGGGAATGGCATCCTCTTTACCTGGCAGGCAGCAGCCATTGCGGCTTTTGTTGTCTCTTTGCCCCTGATGGTTAAGACCACCACCTCCGCCATCGGGGCAGTAGACAGGAGTGTTGAGGAAGCTGCCTGTATTCTGGGGAGAAGTGAATTCGAAACTGCGCTCTTCATAACCCTGCCCCTTGCAAAGAAAGGTATCATTGCAGGTTGCGTCCTGAGTTTCGCAAGGGCTGTCGGAGAGTTCGGAGCAACCTTGATGGTCGCAGGAAATATCCAGGGAAAGACCAGCACCATGCCTCTTTCCATCTACGGAGCATACCAGTCAGGAAATAATGAACTTGCGAACATGCTTGTGATTATCCTAGTTGCCATATCCCTTATAACGATTGCAGCCACCAGCAAACTGGGAGAACGATGA
- a CDS encoding pentapeptide repeat-containing protein encodes MTLNQINLNQINLNQINLNQINLNQINLNQINLNQINLNQINLNQINLNQINLNQINLNQINLNQINLNQITPNQEIKNRKCEREIRKRFKL; translated from the coding sequence ATAACTCTAAATCAAATAAATCTGAATCAAATAAATCTGAATCAAATAAATCTGAATCAAATAAATCTGAATCAAATAAATCTGAATCAAATAAATCTGAATCAAATAAATCTGAATCAAATAAATCTGAATCAAATAAATCTGAATCAAATAAATCTGAATCAAATAAATCTGAATCAAATAAATCTGAATCAAATAAATCTGAATCAAATAACTCCGAATCAAGAAATAAAAAACAGAAAATGCGAACGAGAAATCCGAAAGCGATTTAAACTCTAA
- the modA gene encoding molybdate ABC transporter substrate-binding protein, with amino-acid sequence MNESKAKKLILPILAAALCLGIVAFFGVSLGTEEKPATITVSAAASLTEAFIDITSEFEAANPDTKVELNFAGSGTLRMQIEGGAPIDVFASASQAHMDLLSEENLIENSSRKNFAANTLVMVVPEKNGAETPKSLEDLTAEYVEKIAIGNPESAPVGKYTKQAMEDTGVWEELESKVILAENVKQVLTYVETGEVDAGFVYMTDAESGRKDMYEITYMVPVSESISYPIAVLSKSTNKEGAQEFVDFVTGTRGQEILTEYGFKAA; translated from the coding sequence ATGAACGAAAGTAAAGCAAAAAAGCTGATACTTCCAATACTTGCAGCTGCCCTCTGCCTTGGGATAGTAGCCTTCTTCGGAGTATCCCTGGGAACAGAAGAAAAGCCGGCCACCATCACTGTTTCGGCTGCAGCAAGCCTGACCGAGGCTTTTATTGACATTACCAGCGAATTTGAAGCCGCCAATCCGGACACGAAGGTGGAACTGAACTTCGCAGGTTCGGGTACCCTGAGGATGCAGATTGAAGGGGGAGCCCCTATTGATGTGTTCGCTTCGGCTTCCCAGGCCCATATGGACCTCCTCTCGGAGGAAAACCTGATTGAAAACAGCTCAAGAAAGAATTTTGCAGCAAACACCCTCGTAATGGTCGTACCTGAGAAAAACGGAGCTGAAACCCCGAAGTCCTTAGAAGACCTGACTGCAGAATATGTGGAAAAAATAGCAATCGGAAACCCTGAAAGTGCACCTGTTGGCAAGTATACAAAGCAGGCAATGGAAGACACCGGAGTCTGGGAAGAACTTGAAAGCAAAGTCATCCTTGCAGAAAATGTAAAACAGGTACTCACTTATGTGGAGACAGGAGAAGTCGATGCAGGATTCGTATACATGACAGATGCCGAAAGCGGCCGGAAAGACATGTATGAAATAACGTACATGGTCCCGGTTAGCGAATCGATTTCCTACCCCATAGCAGTGTTAAGCAAATCAACAAATAAGGAAGGAGCGCAGGAATTCGTTGATTTCGTAACCGGAACCAGAGGACAGGAGATCCTGACAGAATACGGCTTCAAAGCGGCATAA